Below is a genomic region from Pseudomonas sp. JQ170C.
AACAATGGTGTTGGGTGGCGGCACGCAGTCGAGGAAGTGACCATGAAGCCAGAAATTCACCCGAATTATGAAGTAGTCGCAGTCACCTGCAGCTGCGGTAACAAGTTTGAAACTCGTTCCACCCTGTGCGCTCCACTGGGTACCGACGTATGCAACGAGTGCCACCCGTTCTACACCGGTAAGCAGAAGA
It encodes:
- the rpmE gene encoding 50S ribosomal protein L31 produces the protein MKPEIHPNYEVVAVTCSCGNKFETRSTLCAPLGTDVCNECHPFYTGKQKTLDTGGRVKRFEDRFAAFGKK